A stretch of DNA from Vulpes lagopus strain Blue_001 chromosome 12, ASM1834538v1, whole genome shotgun sequence:
CCCTGGATACCTGTATTGTCCCTCAGAGCATTGAGAAAGCAACTCAAGAGCAGGAAGAGAGAGCAGCCTCCCAAATCTCCAGTGCGAAGTAATTATGGGGAATGGACAAAGTTGAGAACTGTAAAAACCAAGAGTGTGGAGCTTGCCTCAGTGTGGCTTGAATGTTAGGCTATTTTGTTCTATAACTTTCTTTGCCCTGGTGGGATTTGAAGATCAGATTCTGGGCCTGCCAAGAAAGGGGAAATAATGGGGAAAGGAGCCTCAGGGCACTGTCAGCTGTGTGGAAGCCAGGAGACTGAGCCTTCTGGAAGCCCCTCCCAGGCTGTGGTCAGAGGGGtccacaccccctccccagcctgacCACTCCAGATGGCCTCCAATCCCTGCACTGGCCACTctcccctgtctctctgcctttgacCATGCTACCTTTCTTGGGGCTTTTCACATCATGCACGTTGAGACTGGCAAGATGGGCTGGGGATATTGGGGAAGGGCCATAGGATATGGCACATTTGAGGCAAAAGAGTCAGATTTGCATTCAGTATGACCACTCAGAAGCTGATGTGGCAGATGCACTGGATGGGGTGACACAGATGGGAAGCTGTTGCAGGCACGCAGGCAGCACGGTGGTAGGAGAACAGGAGAGACAGTCAGAAGGTCTGTAGCAAGTAGGGTGGGTGAAAGCCGGCAAGGAGCCAGACGTGAATGCTGCACACAAGGAGGACCCAGCAAGACTGCCGGCTGGGCTGGCCGAGGGCTGGTGTGGGCAACTTCCCGAGACCCTGCCGCAGACTCCACATGggcctgggatgggggaggggggccagAAGCCAGCTCAGTCCTCTACCCCAGCCACTCTGCGTGTCCTCTCCTGACAGATCACACAGCTGAAGATTGAGAACAACCCTTTTGCCAAGGGATTCCGGGGCAGTGATGACAGTGACCTGCGCGTGGCTCGGCTGCAGAGGTGGGGCTgcctggcctggggtgggggtggggaggagctcaGCCTGAGTTCCCACACACAGACCTGGGAACCCTCCGAGTATCTTTATTGTCTTCCTGTCGCTGTGCTCCCCACCTCTCCAGCAAAGAATATCCTGTGATCTCCAAAAGCATCATGAGACAGAGGCTCGTCTCCACCCAGCTCTCCGCCAAGCCTGATGTCAGCCCTCTGCATGGTGCCCACCAGGCGCTCCAGCACTACCAGTATGAGAATGGGGCTCACATGCAGTTTGCTGCGGCTGAGCCACAGGACCTTCCCCTCAACACCTTCCCAGCCCAGAGGGACTCCAGCCTCTTCTATCACTGCCTGAAAAGACGAGGTAGCGCTCTCCTAGTCCGGAAGCCCTAGAGGGTCAAACGAGGGATAAAGCTCTTCCTATAAACGCTCTCCACTATCCCTGCTAACATGCATGGGTGCACACGTGTGTGAACACACAtctgtgcatgcatacacacacgtgcgcgcacacacacctAGTTATTTTGTGGCGTGGAAGAACAAGCCTGGAGGGTTAGGGACCATGGCTAGGCTTAGTGCAGGGATgttgattcttgattttattttatttttaaagattttatttatttatccatgacagacacacacacagagagaggcagagacacaggcagagggagaagcaggctccatgcagggagcccgatgcgggactcaatcctgggtctccaggatcacaccctgagctggaggcgatgctaaaccgctgagccaccctggctgccctgattcttgattttaatgCAGTCTTTAGAGTCTTCACAGACAGCTCATGTCCTTGATGTTCCCAGTCCCCCTGTTGGCACCCCTCTCCAGTGCCAGGTGTTGCTTTACAGCCACTGCTTGCAGAGCCTCCAGGTGTGGGCAGATCACCCAAAGTCAGGTGGGCTCTGTCTCTAAGCATAGGGGGAGGCTGAAGCCTTCATAGTCCAGAGGTTTTCGGATTGGGGCTGTCAGTTATCAAAGCAACCTCAATCCTAAAACAGGGATGACCCAGTCATGGAAACAGGCTTCTCACGTCATCATACCAGGATCTGCAGAGGCTTCTTGAGAATAGAAATAAGCTATTGTGGGTGTAGATTGGGTTCCAGGAAGACAGGCAaagaactgttttctttttctttgaagaagagGAGCCCTGAGCTGGGAACTGGAACATCTGTGCTCTGGTACCAGTCTCGGTTCCTCCATCTATAATACAGACAAATAGTGTTATACTAGAAGAATTTTCAAGGCCCCTGAAATTCTCTTGGGAATGAGTTTGGGAGGCTTTTCCTTAGAATCCAGAATGTTCTCTCCACCTAGGTCCTAGGGAGCAAACTGGTGGAGCTCTGAGGATCCTCTGCTCCAGTCCTATCAGAACGAATGACCTAGAGCAGGGGACACTAAACCGTGGCCCTTGATCCAAATCTAGGCTGTTGTCTGGTTTTGTTTGGCCTGTGAGTCATAAAtgctttttacaattttttaatagttgaaaaaaaaaacaaatgatgacGATTCATGATATGTAACattaaatgaatttcaaaattttaatatccGTAAGTCGAGTTTTATGGGAACACGGACATACACATTTGTTTACCTATTATCTGTGTCCACTTTCATGTGACAACAGCAGGGTCAAATGGCTGCAGCGGATTCCGTTGTGgcccacagagcctaaaatatttactatctggccttttccAGAAGTTTGCTCACTCCTGACCTAGAGTGACTGGGCCACTTTCCAAGTCCAAGAGCTTCATGAtcttgagagaaagaaggaatttggAGAGAAGATAGAGACGAGGGATGAGTAAGGGATAAGGAGAGAGCTggtaagagagagaggcaagttCCTCCTCTTTAGGGAAAGAACTTCCAGTGGGGCAGAGGATAGAGGTGAATGTAGGTCCTCAAACTCCATCCACTCATCTCCCCAGTCCCTCcaccctgtgcacacacacagctctcAGGATGAATCCctagagaaaacagaaggaaggaagccaagtGAAGCAATTGGACAAGTGTTCTTAGATTTGTTGAGTGGGCGGTTGCCAAGTCCTCAGGCCTGGGTcatccctgggccccaggggagGATGTGCCACTCCAGACAGTCAAGTTGTCATGGTTGAGGACATTGAAAGACACACATATGTGGTTTGGGGCAGCTGATGTCATCTTTCCCCAAAGAGAGTATAAGCTTAGCCTTAAAAGTACAAGTCACCTTTTACTTATTATCAGCTCCATTTCTTAATTTGGTAAACACTGTTATGTTGGAATCTGTATAATAACAATCTGCTGGGACTTCATTGAACACATGTAGGGCTTACTTCCTCTTCTAAAAGCAACAGGAACGTGCCTGCGAGTAGCTTTGGCTAGCTAAGGCCTTCCTGGGAGCTGAGGATTAAGGCAGAaacattgtggctttaattttctGGCTAATTCAGACACATGTGGCCTCTGGGCCTGGTTTGGCCTGGCAATTGCCTCCACTTTCCTTGGCTGGGGTGGGCCCAGCCTAAGAATGCCAGTGCACATTAAGGCCTCTTCCCAGCCCCAAGAGTCAGGGTGGCAAAGGATGAAAGCTATATGCCGCTTGGGTAACCACATCACTCAGTGTCCACTGATGTGGTGTCCCCTGTGGCCTTTGAGCAGGGTCCACACTCTGACCACTTCTTGGCTGCTGCCACCTTATAAAAGCTGTAGCTGATTAAAATGACTCTGGGAGTGCCATGGCCATACGGGTCCAGGGCAAGCCCCGAATGACAATGCAGGATTGTTTTGGCATCCTAGAGGGGTATCATGGGTCCCAGGCTGGTGGAAATGGCTCGTCCTGAAGGTGTCTTTGTCTTCCAGCAGACAGTGCCCGCCATCTGGACTTACCCTGCAAGCGATCCTATCTGGAAGCTCCCCCTGCAGTGGGAGAGGATCATTATTTCCGCTCTCCCCCTCCCTACGACCAACAGATGTTGAGCCCCTCCTACTGCAGTGAGGTGACCCCGAGGGAAGCCTGTATGTATTCGGGTTCAGGGCCTGAGATTACTGGGGTGTCTGGAGTGGACGACTTGCCCCCGCCCCCACTGAGCTGTAACATGTGGACGTCTGTCTCACCGTACACAAGCTACAGCGTTCAGACGATGGAGACTGTGCCTTACCAGTCCTTCCCAACGCACTTCACCGCCACCACTATGATGCCTCGGCTGCCCGCGATCTCCGCTCCGAGCTCCCAGCCTCCAGGGAACAGCCACTTCAGTGTCTACAACCAGCTCTCCCAGTCTCAGGTCCGGGAGCGGGGGCCCACCACCTCCTTCCAGAGGGAGCGCGGCCTCCCCTCTGTGTGTGAGAGGAAGCCCCCCTCTCCACACCTGAATGCCGCCAACGAGTTCCTCTACTCTCAGAGCTTCTCCTTGTCCCGGGAAGCTTCCTTACAGTATCATTCAGGAATGGGAACTGTAGAGAACTGGACTGACGGATGACTTCCATGTCCCCGGACAGCCCCAGGACCATGTTAATCCAGTGTTAACCTCTGTGGGTGGCCTGCGCTACCAGAAACACAGGAAGGTATTTCAAAGGGTAGggtgtatgcgtgtgtgtatgtgtgtgtgcgtctgtgtgtgcacgtgtgtgtgcccACACTTGGGAGAGCATCCACCTTCTGACCTACAGTTGAGGCCAcgacaagggaaaaaaaaacaacccacaattATCTAAGAAGCAATTTTTGCTGCAGGACCTGGGTCCACTGTTATCTCACATCTCTTGATATGTGCATGGATGGGACAGGAGTGGAGAGTTCATGTGAGTTCTTTAAAGGTTTTGATAATATAATCTTTGATTTTCTCAGGGGCCAGGTGGAGAGGTCTCTCTCATAGGGAAGGTTGTGGGGAGATTCTCATTGCTGGGGTGGGAGGGCTCTGTGTACATCTTAGAGTTCCTGGCCTTTAGTTAGCAAGAGAAGCTGCAAATCTTGTTTGGGGAGCAGGAGGCCCACTCTTTTGGCTTCTGGAGATTCTGTGAGACTATCCGAGACATGCGCTCAGCTAAGCCACAAAGTGCACCCTGAGAGTAGAGCTGACTGCTCAGTTCTGAGGTCTGAGGGATGACTTTCAGAGAAGGTCATGTGCTAAGTGCCACCTGATGggtattaaaaaatgttttttttccttccagaggaGGGAAAATGCAACCAATAGCATCTCTGTCATCATTCAGGTTCTCTTATACAGTACAAAGTCCTTCCCCTCAGTCCCCAATGTCCAGTCTCTCTCTCATGTATAAGACTCGGCCTCTCAGGCACCATCTGCATCCTATGACTGGCAATTACGAGACACACTTCACCTGGCAACGTCCCCAAGAGACCACATTGGAGCTGCTGCCAGGCAGAGCCTGTTCTGCTCCCAGAAAATCCTCGCCTCTGGAGCAAGAAAgcccaacagaaataaaaacaagaattgaGAAAACATTCATTTCTTCCAGTAAATTCAGCCAGTGAGCTCAGAGAAGCAAGGATAACTCTCCAGTGAGGTGGATCATGTAGTCCCTAACCCAGCTCTTTAGCATTGAATATCACCAGACCATCCACGGGGCTGGTGTGAACTCTgtaatcaaatttggaaaatcaCTAAACTCTTTGCATGCCGAAtagctatttatatattatataaataaataaatatatatatatatatttctctctctctctcacaaatgcAGGCCACATGTCAAATTCAGCTTTgctttttacaaatgaataaacaataaaatgaatgcTGGAGGGGGTATTTGGAAAGACatctatttaagtttttattacaCATTTGATGTTAAAAACTAAGAATGTTTAGATAAAAacatattaagtaaataataaataaatatatatatatataaatatatatataaacacacacacacagacaccacaGACTAAACTTTATTAGAAGACACAATAGCCAACAGGGGATATGGAACTTCAAGTGTTTTGTTATATAGCGTGGACATTCTATTTTACGTATCAGAACATAAAGCCATTTTACAACTGTGAAGTGTGTGGATGCTCTTTACTATTGACTTGTCATTTCTTGGCTCAGCAATGGTCTCAGCCTCCCTTTTGCTGGTATTTTTTCTGTGCCTCTGAGCATTTATACCATGGAGCCTCTGAGCCTAGAGTGAAGGAATTTAGAGCCAACAGAACAATCGTACCTTTGATGGCCTACTATTCCCCAGATGATGGGTCTGGATTCTGGGACCCACAAAGATCCCAGGAGGCCAAGACAGGAAGCACACAAGAATCTGTCACTGTTTAGTAGTCAACACACAACCTGGTAATTTGGGGGGAGTGGTCTTATGAACAGGGAATTCTTGGTGGGATTTGTGCAGCTTCTTCTGACAAGGAACTGAAGAGCAGGTTGGAGTGAGAAGCAGGGGCTTCCTGGAGCAGTCAGATGTATGAGCTCATCAACCTCCTGCATCCCAGAGAAAGGAATCAAGTCCTTGCAGAGACCTCTGCTTCCTACTCCTCAGCCAGATCCCTAAAGCTTGGCCACAAGATAGAGTGGGAAGAAGGGAGATGAAATTCAGTCCAGGTTCACCCTATTAGATTAGAAGGGAAACTGGTGTTGGAAGGTGTGTCCTCCTTATAACCCCTTGCCTCTTGCTCCTTCCCTCATGGCTCCTCTTCCTGAGCTGCTCATTGTCGTCCACCGTCTCCATAGCTAGCTGGTCTGAGAAGTCACAAGAAGAGGAGACAAGGATATAGGTGTTCTTTAAACCCTCTTCTTCATCAGGATGAAGATGAGGTATCCTGCTGGGTAAAAAGTCAACCTTGTCATCTGTTTCTCCCAGGTCACCACCCTGAGTCTTTAGGGTGGCTCTCTGCATAAACTTCTTCCTGTGGAAGGAGGCCAAGCTCCTCTTTCCTTGGCTGTTGGATCCCATCTTGGGCTGGTTGGTCACAGAGAAAAACTTAACTGAACCTGGCttagggggcaggggaaggggtggaCTCTTCCTAACTCATGCCTGCTCTGCTCTTTTCCTTCTGGCTTTAGACTGCATTCTGGGATACTCCACGCTTCCAGAACCCCAGACAGAGGACTGGGAGCTAGATGTGGGttctcaggctctctgcagacaCACAGTTGTCTGAGTCCAAGGTGAAGAAAGCTGTCTCTCAAGGAACATTTTGCCTCTAGGCAGCCCATACCTTCCTCCTAGTCTTCTGGGAAGCGTGAGATCCTTGGGCTTCCCCACCTGGGCATGGCTGGAGAGCAGGGCCTGCAGTGGGATTTGTGAAACTTTCCTGCCCCTCTGAATCAACAAGTCAATAAAAAGGGGGCACATGGGATACCCTGGAACAAAGGGCACCATTCAGTAGAGCCAACAGGTCATACATCATCGGGCCAGAAACCTGCCACATGAAAAGTGTCTGCTTCTCCAGTGCCCTGcctgggaaggggaaagaaaaaaaaaaaaaaacctgatgaatATTCAGCTGTGAGGCCATAGACAGGCAGCTCCCCCAGGGCTCTGCTCTCCAGCCTAGGGCCTGCCACTGGGGAAAACGGGGCTAGGCTCTCAGTGGCAGCTCGGCTACCCAACTGCCCTCCAACAACAGAAGAACCTGGAAcaacaaaagggaaaaggagagagaagagaagctggGTCAGACTGACAAATtgttaaaaaaccaaaccaacttCCAGTCTTGGCTGGGCCTCAGGGGGTCAAGAGGCCTCGGCTCGCCCCACTAATGGAGCCTGCTGGAGAAGTAGCAGCCCCAGCCTTGCAGTGTCTTATCttacaacataaaattaaaaccCACTTAAAAGGCCGGAGGGCATGTTAACATTCCCCCTGCTGTCTAATTGAAGTAGTTCCCAGTGCAAAGGATTTCACTTGAAAGATGTCCCCCTCTGAGCCCCAGTTCTCCCACTTGGCAGGCAGGGGAAGGGATAGGGAGGGAGCGACTGTCATTTCAAAAGACCAGCACGGAGCTCTGGCAGGAAAAACATGGTTCTGTTTGCTGTCCCCACCCAGGCAGCAGGTGGCGACAGCAAAGGTTAGGACAGGCTGGGttgtttggtattttttaaaaatttacaaattcatTAGCAGCTATGTCAGCAGAGGCCAGACTCCTGACAAGAAGCCCGGTAATGATTCAAATATGGCCAGCCCAGCAGCTAAACCTGGCAGTTCCCGAGGCCAAGGGATTTCTATTCCATCCCCCAGCAACGCCCTGCTCCCTCCTATGCAAATATATTGCAGGTCTCCAAGGCATACGGAATCAATCAGGGACATCCTGTAAAGGTGATGAACTTGCACTGGCCATCTCAAGTAATGGGAACCAGTCAGCCTGCAGCCGGCTGGGACCCAAAGCCAAGGTGACAGCTATTAAGCAATTGTGTGCAGAACAAAATGGCAAAGGGGCCGGGCAATCAATTCAATTTCAATGGGCAACCCTAGCAACTGCAGCGTCTGTCGTCTGTCGCAGCTGATTAGAGAGGCCGGCAGGAGCTTTCAGTGAGAGCCCATCAGAGATCAGAAACAGGCCCGGGATGAAAAGGGAAAGAACTGTCTCCTGAGAAGCAGGCGATGAAGGACTCTGTTTTATGTGACtgtgttcttctttctctccttgaagaaagagtagaaaaaaagcaagcagtTTGGAGATTAGATAGTTTTCTTTTCAGCCATTTATCATTATGAAGGAAAGTAgacagggcaggggcagaaaaATCTCCAGTGGGATTTCTGCGAAGTCTCACTAAGAAGGACCAGGTTTACACTTTGCAGCTCAAACAGCCCCTGCTCATTACCACAGCCTGACGGGGTCTGCAGAGCGTCCAGAGTCCCTCTTCGCTAACAAGGGCAAACAGGTCCCAGTGCTCTGAGGATCACAGAAATTCTCCTACAGAAACCCCAAACCACCAAATTGTAtcatttgtgaaaattaaagCCTGAGTTGGGAtaatggggagaggaggagagtggggaaggaagagatgaGGCATAGTTGTGCACAGGCCCAGCCGAGAAGACCCCAGCAGCAGCCCCCCACTTCCCCAGGGCCCAGAGCGGGGCAGGAGGGGCCCTAGCTGTGTCTGCCCCAGGGTCAGCGCTGACCTCAGTCTGCTGGTGGACCTTGGCAGCTGGCTTGAAAATTGTAGGCTTGTGTTTGGTTcttgggcagggggtgaggggaggccaAGCAAGGGCACTGGCAGGCACAGAAGCATGACAGAGACCAGCTCTGGGGCTGAGGAGGGGACATGGGGCTTGGGAGcagatggcaagggatgcagaacAGGAAGTAGAGGGCCTtcctggagcccagggtgggaAAGAAGCTTCTGAGGTAGAGTGGGTGGTGAAAGAAGGGCTGATTT
This window harbors:
- the TBX4 gene encoding T-box transcription factor TBX4 isoform X1, with amino-acid sequence MLQDKGLSESEEAFRAPGSALGEASASNAANAPEPALAAPGLSGAALGSPPGPGADAAAAAAAAAEQTIENIKVGLHEKELWKKFHEAGTEMIITKAGRRMFPSYKVKVTGMNPKTKYILLIDIVPADDHRYKFCDNKWMVAGKAEPAMPGRLYVHPDSPATGAHWMRQLVSFQKLKLTNNHLDPFGHIILNSMHKYQPRLHIVKADENNAFGSKNTAFCTHVFPETSFISVTSYQNHKITQLKIENNPFAKGFRGSDDSDLRVARLQSKEYPVISKSIMRQRLVSTQLSAKPDVSPLHGAHQALQHYQYENGAHMQFAAAEPQDLPLNTFPAQRDSSLFYHCLKRRADSARHLDLPCKRSYLEAPPAVGEDHYFRSPPPYDQQMLSPSYCSEVTPREACMYSGSGPEITGVSGVDDLPPPPLSCNMWTSVSPYTSYSVQTMETVPYQSFPTHFTATTMMPRLPAISAPSSQPPGNSHFSVYNQLSQSQVRERGPTTSFQRERGLPSVCERKPPSPHLNAANEFLYSQSFSLSREASLQYHSGMGTVENWTDG
- the TBX4 gene encoding T-box transcription factor TBX4 isoform X2; this translates as MLQDKGLSESEEAFRAPGSALGEASASNAANAPEPALAAPGLSGAALGSPPGPGADAAAAAAAAAEQTIENIKVGLHEKELWKKFHEAGTEMIITKAGRRMFPSYKVKVTGMNPKTKYILLIDIVPADDHRYKFCDNKWMVAGKAEPAMPGRLYVHPDSPATGAHWMRQLVSFQKLKLTNNHLDPFGHIILNSMHKYQPRLHIVKADENNAFGSKNTAFCTHVFPETSFISVTSYQNHKITQLKIENNPFAKGFRGSDDSDLRVARLQSKEYPVISKSIMRQRLVSTQLSAKPDVSPLHGAHQALQHYQYENGAHMQFAAAEPQDLPLNTFPAQRDSSLFYHCLKRRDSARHLDLPCKRSYLEAPPAVGEDHYFRSPPPYDQQMLSPSYCSEVTPREACMYSGSGPEITGVSGVDDLPPPPLSCNMWTSVSPYTSYSVQTMETVPYQSFPTHFTATTMMPRLPAISAPSSQPPGNSHFSVYNQLSQSQVRERGPTTSFQRERGLPSVCERKPPSPHLNAANEFLYSQSFSLSREASLQYHSGMGTVENWTDG